One window from the genome of Cryptomeria japonica chromosome 6, Sugi_1.0, whole genome shotgun sequence encodes:
- the LOC131039692 gene encoding tyrosine--tRNA ligase, chloroplastic/mitochondrial, whose amino-acid sequence MAFRITPMSIITTSRHCLTFHHCAGLIKPRLFSPEIPKRLNSFQLFYTNHNPNLCTKASHQITPLVDTYAAQTQSQNVVEILEERGLIETMTHQDLRSACSNPNSKALKVYCGFDPTAESLHLGNLLGIIVLTWFQKCGHVPVALVGGATARVGDPSGKSIERPVLDEETIRRNSDGIRVILERILGHENQNLVSGNRRSLVMNNYDWWKEFKVLDFLRDVGKYARVGTMMAKESVKKRLNSEEGMSFTEFSYQLLQGYDFLHLFKNEGVSVQIGGSDQWGNITAGTDLIRKVLQQEGAYGLTFPLLLKNDGTKFGKSEEGAIWLSPSMLSPYKFYQHFIGTADADVIVFLKKLTFLTMEEILNLEESMRKPGYVPNTLQRMLAEEVTRFVHGEEGLQEARKATEALAPGSKTRLDWRTIEAISNDVPLLSLSYSEVLNSSLVDLSVKGGLLETKAAVKRLIRQGGFYLNNERVESEGKIIEQADIVDDKMLLLSAGKKNKMVVKIA is encoded by the exons ATGGCGTTTAGAATAACACCAATGTCGATAATAACGACCTCACGCCACTGCCTGACCTTTCACCATTGTGCTGGTCTCATCAAACCCCGACTTTTCAGCCCTGAAATCCCTAAAAGATTGAACTCATTTCAGCTGTTTTACACAAATCATAATCCTAACTTGTGCACAAAAGCCTCACACCAAATAACCCCGCTCGTCGATACTTACGCAGCGCAAACACAGAGTCAAAACGTGGTGGAGATTCTGGAAGAACGCGGGCTCATCGAAACAATGACCCACCAAGATCTCAGGTCAGCTTGCTCAAACCCTAATTCTAAGGCTTTAAAAGTTTACTGTGGTTTTGATCCAACTGCTGAAAGCTTACATTTGGGAAACTTGCTTGGCATAATTGTCTTGACGTGGTTCCAAAAGTGCGGTCATGTGCCCGTGGCATTAGTTGGGGGCGCTACCGCTAGGGTTGGGGACCCCTCTGGTAAAAGCATTGAGAGGCCCGTATTGGACGAAGAAACTATTAGGAGAAATTCCGATGGGATTAGAGTGATTCTCGAAAGAATTCTAGGGCATGAAAATCAAAATCTAGTTTCGGGCAATCGGAGGAGTTTAGTTATGAACAATTATGATTGGTGGAAGGAGTTTAAGGTGCTAGATTTTCTCAGAGATGTAGGGAAGTATGCTAGAGTGGGTACCATGATGGCCAAGGAGAGTGTGAAGAAGAGGTTGAATTCGGAGGAAGGGATGAGCTTTACGGAGTTTTCGTATCAGTTGTTGCAGGGATATGATTTCCTTCACTTGTTTAAAAATGAGGGAGTTTCGGTTCAGATTGGAGGAAGTGATCAGTGGGGGAATATTACTGCAG GTACTGATTTGATCAGAAAGGTTCTTCAGCAAGAGGGGGCTTATGGGTTGACGTTTCCTCTTCTTTTGAAGAACGATGGGACTAAGTTTGGGAAGTCAGAAGAGGGAGCCATCTGGCTTTCTCCTTCTATGTTGTCTCCTTATAAGTTTTACCAGCATTTTATTGGGACTGCGGATGCTGATGTCATTGTTTTTTTGAAAAAGCTTACCTTTTTGACCATGGAGGAGATTTTAAATTTAGAAGAGAGTATGAGGAAGCCTGGGTATGTTCCCAATACACTTCAACGGATGCTTGCCGAGGAAGTGACTCGTTTTGTCCATGGGGAAGAGGGATTGCAGGAGGCGCGGAAGGCAACAGAGGCTTTGGCACCTGGTTCGAAGACACGCTTGGATTGGAGAACAATTGAAGCCATTTCCAATGATGTTCCCTTATTGTCGCTGTCATATAGTGAGGTGTTAAACTCATCTCTGGTGGACTTGTCTGTGAAAGGAGGGTTGCTTGAAACGAAAGCAGCTGTGAAGCGTCTTATAAGACAAGGAGGTTTCTACCTTAATAATGAAAGAGTGGAAAGTGAGGGAAAGATTATTGAACAAGCTGACATTGTTGATGATAAAATGTTGCTTCTTTCTGCTGGTAAGAAGAACAAAATGGTTGTAAAAATAGCCTAA